The Streptomyces sp. HUAS MG91 sequence CGCCCCCGGAACGCCCCTGCCGCCCCTTCACCGGCCGGGTGTGAATCCGGGACAAACAGGCCGGCAGATCGCCCCCTTCCGCCCGCTCCCGGGCCCGGTAGGCACTGGGCGTTTCCCCCACCAACTCGGTGAACCGCGAGCTGAACGACCCCAGCGACGTACACCCCACCTCGAAGCACACCTCGGTCACCGACATGTCCCCCCGCCGCAGCAACATCTTGGCCCGCTCGATCCGCCGGGTCATGAGATAGCTGTACGGAGTCTCCCCAAAAGCGGCACGAAAGCTCCGCGAGAAGTGTCCCGGCGACATCAGCGCGGTCCGCGCGAGAGCGGTGACGTCCAACGGCTCGGCATACTCCCGATCCATCCGGTCCCGAGCCCGCCGCAACCGCACAAGATCATCTAAATTCCCCACACCCGAATGATCCCACGCAAACGCGAAACGGCCGATGGTGCCCGTTCAGAGGATTTCCACCCGCCGCTCCCCACCGTCGCCCTCTTCCGCAACCATTCGGGT is a genomic window containing:
- a CDS encoding helix-turn-helix transcriptional regulator, which gives rise to MGNLDDLVRLRRARDRMDREYAEPLDVTALARTALMSPGHFSRSFRAAFGETPYSYLMTRRIERAKMLLRRGDMSVTEVCFEVGCTSLGSFSSRFTELVGETPSAYRARERAEGGDLPACLSRIHTRPVKGRQGRSGGV